The genome window GTGCAGAGAGGTGAACCAAGGAtgagtgctatggtttgaatatgtcccttccaaaattcagatgtcagaaacttaatccccaatgcaacagtgttgggaggtagggcctttaatccccaatgcaacagtgttgggaggtgttTAGGCTTCTGTGCTCTGTGTTCCAGAATCTACCACTTAGACCTTTGCTCATAGAGCCCAGAGTTCCAGAATGCCCCTAATTCCGAACACCACAGGGTGAGTCTGGAGCAAGTCACCTGGGAGGGCTTACAGGTGCCATAATGCAGGCCTGGGGCACTGTGGTAGTGACCTTGGCCACACTGATGGTTGTCACTGTGGATGCCAAGATCTATGAACGCTGCGAGCTGGCGGCAAGACTGGAGAGAGCAGGGCTGAACGGCTACAAGGGCTACGGCATTGGAGACTGTGAGAATCCCAGTTGCCCCTGAGCCACCCACCACATTCAGACCCAGACCCCCCTTGTCCTTTATCACCTCTCCAGGCCAGGGCATGAGCCCTTGAGTCACTCCCTGACTGACTATGCTGAGTAGTTTAACTAACTCTAACACCACCACCATTATGGCCTTCACAACCATCACCTCCATCTCTGCCATCAACACTATCACTACAATCAATATCACTGCTGTTACCATCATGAATACCATCGCTACCACCATCACTGACGTCTCACCAGAATCACCAACATCACCACCACTAAACCAAGATCACCACCCTCACAACTGAGATGACAACCATCCCTGTCCTCCCCCCATCCTATCCTTCCCTATTCCCAGGCTCTATACCTACTCCTTGcctcccttctccctgccccagggCTGTGCATGGCTCATTATGAGAGTGGCTTTGACACCGCCTTCGTGGACCACAATCCTGATGGCAGCAGTGAATATGGCATTTTCCAACTGAATTCTGCCTGGTGGTGTGACAACGGCATTACACCTACCAAGAACCTCTGCCACATGGATTGTCATGGTAAGTCAGCACTGGGGACACACTGAAGCCCTGCTGGGCCCTACTCTCCCACACTTGGAGGGCAAGGTTGTTTAAGCCATAATCTCCTGCAACAAGAGAAAAGTgatgggaaaaggagaaaagttgCCTGAGCAACTTTTGGTTGTTTAGGACAGAAGAGCTCAGAGCTCAGAGCTCCCAATCCTCACCCAGAAAGGACACTGCAGTTTTCTTAGACTCAGGAAACAGGAAACTTACCTCCATGTGGAATAGAGATAGAGACTGTCCTGATTTGGGGTTGAAGTTACCCAGGCCCCGAGGAAAGAAGCAAATGTCTGATTCTAGAAACAGAAACAGATAACCTCCATGCAGAAATGACAGAACTTTCCAGATAAGACTGGTGTTGTTGAGGACAAAATAGAATAGCAGTTAAAGTTGTTCAGTGTTGGCCAAAATGGCGGTTGAGGTTGTCCAAGACAGGAAAAAATGGAGACTGAGGTTATTTGGGGCCAGCCCAAATGGAAATTGAGGTTGTCCAGGACCAGATAGTATGGGGGTTGGGATTATTCATAACTAGCCAACATGAccatccagataatccaggatcagTCAACATGAGTTAAGGTTGTACAGAACCAGCTAACATGGTGATTAAGATCATTTATAACCAACTGACAAGAGAATCAAGGTCATCCAGAATCAGCCAACATAGTGGTTGAGGTTCTTCAGGCCCCAAAGAACCCAAAACCCCTGGGCCCTCCATTCACTGTTACCCTATCCCCAATGCACTAGATCAGCATGTCCCTCTCTTCCCCCTCAGACCTGCTCAATCGCCATATTCTGGATGACATCATGTGTGCCAAGCAGATTGTGTCCTCACAGAATGGGCTGTCTGCCTGGTAAGTTCATGGGGATGACCCGGACTGTGGGCAGCCAGGGATAGTGTCACTGCCACCCCATCAACCTGTCCACTTCatgctctctcttttccttcatttcccagGACTTCTTGGAGGCGGCACTGTTCTGGCCATGATTTATCTGAATGGCTCAAGGGGTGTGATATGAACGTGAAAATTGATCCGAAAATTCATCCATGACTCAGATTCGAAGagacagattttattttcctttcatttctttctcttgtgcaTTTAATAAAGGATGGTATTGATAAACAATGCAAAAAATGCTGTGATGTCTGactctcttcatttattcaatgcCCGGAAGTACCCTTCCGTCACAGTATTCTGTCACTTCCTCCATATATTCAAAGCTCTAATTAAGAAATACCAGATCACTCagggtggggaaggaagggaggataGTGTTGTGAATCAAGAGCATGtgttctcctgggttcaaaaacCATCtctaccggccgggcgcggtggctcaagcctgtaatcccagcactttgggaggccgagacgggcggatcatgaggtcaggagatcgagaccatcctggctaacacggtgaaaccccgtctctactaaaaaatacaaaaaactagccgggcgaggtggcgggcgcctgtagtcccagctactcgggaggctgaggcaggagaatggcatgaacccgggaggcggagcttgcagtgagctgagatccggccactgcactccagcctgggcgacagagtgagactccgtctcaaaaaaaaaaaaaaaaaaaaaaaacaacaaaaaaaccccaaaaaccatCTCTACCACCTACTAGCTGTGTTGCCTTGGAAGAgatacttaatttctctgtgcctcagtttcctcatctgttaaataaggatgataataatagtaactacttGATGGGGttattgggaggattaaatgaattagtatTTGTAAAACGCATAAAGTGCTTGGTACATAAGACAGTTATAGGTTTGGAGATAGAGGAGTGGGATGGGAGAGATGAAAATTGGCTTCCCTTAAAAAGAATCAGTCTCTTAAAAAGAatcagggtgcggtggctcacgcctgtaatcccagtactttgggaggccaagccaggcggatcatgaggtcaggagttcgagaccagcctggcaaatatggtgaaaccccatctctactaaaaatacaaaaaaaatttagccgggtgtggtgacacggacctgtagtcccagctactcaagaggctgaggcagaagaattgcttgaacccaggaggcggaggttgcagtgagccgagatcgtgccactgcactccaaccagggtaacagagcgagactctgtctcaaaaaaaaaaaaaaaaaaaaaatcactctcagTTCAGGTCACTACAGGGTCTTTATTTAAGGCAGATACCGTCTCTTCAGGGGAGAATGAATCCAAAAGGATTGTGCTTACACAGGAAGCTCAGTGGGAATTAGGAGTTAAAGGTACATTTTCCTGCATCCTGCCACACAACACCATTCTTCCAGCCCCCCAGGCCCTCTTTCATGATCGAAGCCTGAAGTTTCAAATGACAGAGCGGGAATGTAGGCAAAACATTCAATGGACATGCATGGTAATAATTTCTTCTTACAGAATGCCTGAGTTTCACTTTGTGTCTTGAGCAGAGAATTTAGGAATTTCAATTTGCCATTCTTTGCAACGACCAGCACCTTTGGAAGCAGCCACTCCCATAAGGAAGCAGTCCCTCATGTTCTTTGTACTCTTTGGTTGGGGTGGATACTCAAGTACCTGAGGCCTTGAAGTGTTCACTTCAACCAAGATAATCACAGATGATCATGAAAACAGCTAGCTGTCACTGCATGCCAAGGAATGCCAGAGCCCCCTTCCTTAATGCCAACTGGATTTCCCCTGCCTTGTGCCCCAACGAGCCTAGGTAATCAAATCTCACATCTCCCTATGGGTCCATAAAGGGTGCCAACGCTTTGGATactgatttcttgtttttttcttcttttctttctttctttttcttttctttcttttttttttctttttcttttttttttgaaatggaatcttgctctgttacccaggctggagtgcagtggctcattgcaatctccacctcccgggtttaagcgattctcctgcctcagcttcctgagtagctgggattacaggcacccactaccacacccaggtaatttttgtatttttagtagagacggagtttcaccatgttgggcaggctggtcttgaacttctgacctcaggtgatccacccgccttagcttctcaaagtgctgg of Macaca fascicularis isolate 582-1 chromosome X, T2T-MFA8v1.1 contains these proteins:
- the SPACA5 gene encoding sperm acrosome-associated protein 5; the encoded protein is MQAWGTVVVTLATLMVVTVDAKIYERCELAARLERAGLNGYKGYGIGDWLCMAHYESGFDTAFVDHNPDGSSEYGIFQLNSAWWCDNGITPTKNLCHMDCHDLLNRHILDDIMCAKQIVSSQNGLSAWTSWRRHCSGHDLSEWLKGCDMNVKIDPKIHP